The Flavobacterium commune genome contains a region encoding:
- a CDS encoding beta-galactosidase — MKKNKISKSLLSIAYVVLGTFSISAQTNYSIDITKVNTEVKRGHLDLGGTNAKGDKIDVNSFYLERKGKPFIPVIGEFHFSRYPHQYWDEQLKKMKAGGITVVATYVFWNMHEFKEGTFNWSGDLDVRRFTELCAKNGLEVLMRVGPFAHGEIRNGGLPDWLYGRPIDVRSNDQVYLFYTNRLYQEIGKQLKGLMFKDGGPIIGVQLENEYQHSTAPWGFTYQDAPKERTVAGRDKKIIQDGVGINTMGNEFADVGRDHMKTLKKLAIDAGLIAPIYTATGWGYATIVEKGSIPVMAGYAYPFWTAGNSPSPFYLFKNIHQKPDYSPVSYDVNLYPSMAAELGTGMAVTYSRRPRVPGESFLPMMVRTVGSGTNGLGFYMYHGGTTPSIGNYFFTEGAGLPNKSYDYQAPIGEFGNVSSGYYPLKLINYFLKGYGNDLAPLYPILPSTNDSIKATDTSTLRYAVRGDGEKGYLFMHNFQDHLETKDLSNLKIDIATKQGKIQFPQTGTFTLKAGSSAFFPFNVNYDGVAICMATVQPFCKFTNKNKKYNVMVAIDGIAPEIVLQGKVKVSGTGIKTVARNGNTVVVCSAGKINDFEINGVSFLVLPSSEAEKGYLIGEVDNQKLVLSNALVLDNNGKLTLVSNNQENIDFAVYPAIAVTSVDGKLTKGKAAIKNISAWKLSVPKVDTTIKLIQADNSHYVLKAGSLDLSKVNDVFITFDYRGDRGICMMNGELQTDDLYTSKPWTVGLKRFQEALKTTDMYFYFMPMLKDAPYLSYLDKNVLPDFSDKKSFLEVKQPQISVEYKANVEFK, encoded by the coding sequence ATGAAAAAAAATAAAATTTCGAAATCACTATTGAGTATTGCTTATGTTGTTTTAGGTACTTTTTCGATATCGGCACAAACGAATTATTCGATTGATATTACTAAAGTGAATACCGAAGTAAAGCGCGGTCATCTTGATTTAGGTGGGACTAATGCTAAAGGTGATAAAATCGACGTAAACAGTTTTTATCTGGAACGTAAAGGAAAACCTTTTATTCCGGTTATTGGGGAGTTTCATTTTAGTCGTTATCCGCATCAATATTGGGACGAGCAGCTAAAGAAAATGAAAGCCGGTGGGATCACCGTTGTAGCTACTTATGTGTTTTGGAACATGCATGAATTCAAGGAAGGTACTTTCAACTGGAGTGGAGATCTCGATGTTCGTCGTTTTACGGAATTGTGTGCCAAAAATGGTTTGGAAGTGCTCATGCGTGTTGGCCCTTTCGCTCATGGCGAAATTCGTAATGGCGGTTTACCGGATTGGTTGTACGGTCGTCCTATTGATGTAAGAAGCAATGATCAGGTCTATTTGTTTTATACCAACCGCTTGTATCAGGAAATAGGCAAACAGTTAAAAGGACTTATGTTTAAAGATGGAGGTCCTATTATTGGTGTGCAATTAGAAAATGAATACCAGCATTCAACAGCTCCTTGGGGATTTACGTATCAGGATGCTCCTAAAGAGCGCACTGTTGCAGGACGTGATAAAAAGATTATTCAGGATGGAGTAGGTATCAATACCATGGGGAATGAATTTGCCGATGTAGGGCGTGACCACATGAAAACACTAAAAAAACTGGCCATTGATGCGGGTTTAATAGCACCTATTTATACGGCTACAGGTTGGGGTTATGCAACCATAGTAGAAAAAGGGTCTATTCCGGTTATGGCGGGTTATGCTTATCCGTTTTGGACAGCTGGAAATAGTCCGTCGCCATTTTATTTGTTTAAAAATATACATCAAAAGCCCGATTATTCTCCAGTGAGTTACGATGTAAATTTATATCCATCTATGGCAGCCGAATTAGGAACCGGAATGGCGGTTACTTATTCACGACGTCCACGTGTTCCGGGTGAAAGTTTTCTTCCTATGATGGTTCGTACGGTGGGAAGCGGAACTAACGGACTAGGATTTTATATGTATCATGGCGGAACAACACCTTCAATAGGGAACTATTTTTTTACTGAAGGGGCGGGACTTCCTAATAAATCCTACGATTATCAGGCTCCTATTGGTGAATTTGGAAATGTAAGCAGTGGTTATTATCCTTTAAAGTTAATCAATTACTTTTTGAAAGGTTATGGTAATGATTTAGCACCTTTATATCCAATATTGCCTTCGACTAATGACAGTATCAAAGCTACTGATACTAGTACTTTGCGTTATGCTGTAAGAGGAGATGGAGAAAAAGGTTATTTGTTCATGCATAATTTCCAGGATCATTTAGAAACTAAAGATTTATCAAATTTAAAAATTGATATTGCTACTAAACAAGGAAAAATACAATTTCCACAAACAGGAACTTTTACCTTAAAAGCAGGAAGTTCAGCATTTTTTCCGTTTAATGTAAATTATGATGGTGTAGCCATTTGTATGGCAACGGTACAGCCTTTTTGCAAGTTTACCAATAAGAATAAAAAGTATAATGTGATGGTTGCAATAGATGGTATTGCTCCTGAAATTGTACTTCAAGGTAAGGTGAAAGTTAGTGGTACAGGAATAAAAACTGTAGCTAGAAACGGGAATACTGTTGTAGTTTGTAGTGCTGGTAAAATCAATGATTTTGAAATAAACGGAGTTTCATTTTTAGTTTTACCAAGTAGTGAAGCAGAAAAAGGGTATTTGATTGGCGAAGTTGACAATCAAAAGTTAGTATTGAGTAACGCATTGGTATTAGATAATAATGGAAAACTAACATTGGTTAGTAATAATCAGGAAAACATTGATTTTGCTGTATATCCTGCTATTGCTGTAACTTCGGTTGATGGAAAGCTGACAAAAGGAAAAGCGGCAATTAAAAACATAAGTGCCTGGAAGTTGAGTGTACCAAAAGTAGATACTACTATTAAATTAATACAAGCCGATAACAGTCACTATGTACTGAAAGCGGGCAGTCTTGATTTATCGAAAGTAAATGATGTTTTCATCACTTTTGATTATCGTGGCGATCGTGGAATTTGTATGATGAACGGTGAGTTGCAAACAGACGATCTTTATACGAGCAAACCCTGGACAGTTGGACTTAAAAGATTCCAGGAAGCTTTAAAAACAACAGATATGTATTTCTATTTTATGCCAATGCTAAAAGACGCTCCTTATTTAAGTTATTTGGACAAAAATGTATTGCCTGATTTTAGTGATAAAAAGAGTTTTCTGGAAGTGAAACAACCTCAAATTTCAGTTGAATACAAAGCGAATGTTGAGTTTAAGTAA
- a CDS encoding beta-galactosidase, whose amino-acid sequence MRISKLILALLIFMSLANHAQTSGKAGTFEAGEKAFLLNGKPFLVRAGEIHFPRIPREYWEQRIQMCKAMGMNTICIYLFWNFHEQQPDQFDFTGQKDVAEFVRLVQKNGMYCVVRPGPYVCAEWDMGGLPWWLLKKKDLQVRTSNDSYFMERSLKYLKEVGKQLAPYQIQNGGNIIMVQVENEYGVFGNDLGYMNQIRDAVRASEFDKVQLFRCDWSSNFFKYDVEGVYTALNFGAGSNIDKQFEKYKEIYPKAPLMCSEYWTGWFDYWGRAHETRSISSFIGSLKDMLDRNISFSLYMAHGGTSFGQWGGANSPPFGAMVSSYDYNAPINEAGKPTDKFYAVRDLMKNYLNPGETIPEPPANYPVISIPKITFNESASLFENLPKANKSELIQPMENFDQGWGRILYRTKLPESATSFDIKITDLHDWAAIYINGKLIGNLDRRKDQNTIKLPAAKKGDVLDILVDALGRVNYGKTIIDRKGITEKVEMLVGSTATNLTNWEVFNFPVDYDFQKKMKFKKAKANGPAWYKATFELNSVGDTYIDMSSWGKGMVWVNGYNIGRYWKIGPQQTLFMPGCWLKKGKNKIIILDLEKPKQTQVTGVTVPVLDKIVVDESLLHRKKGEILDLSAETPANQGELSSGQGWKEVIFEKEFEGQYFCFEVLNSQNPKDTSSSIAEIELIGTDGLPVNRSKWKIVYADSEEVSVGNYSAEKIFDQQESTFWSTAWTVSKTPHPHQVVVNMEESVKIKGFKYLPRTDKSTNGNVKNYRFYIKPSSFTIKK is encoded by the coding sequence ATGAGAATATCAAAATTAATTCTTGCCCTGCTAATTTTTATGAGTTTGGCAAATCATGCTCAAACTTCTGGAAAAGCTGGAACTTTTGAGGCTGGAGAAAAAGCATTTCTATTAAACGGAAAACCATTTTTAGTACGTGCTGGAGAAATCCACTTTCCGAGAATTCCCAGAGAATATTGGGAACAACGCATTCAAATGTGTAAAGCCATGGGGATGAATACCATTTGTATTTATCTTTTTTGGAATTTTCATGAGCAACAACCAGATCAATTTGATTTTACAGGACAAAAAGATGTAGCCGAATTTGTGCGACTTGTTCAAAAAAACGGAATGTATTGTGTAGTTCGTCCCGGACCTTACGTTTGTGCCGAATGGGATATGGGCGGTTTGCCTTGGTGGTTATTGAAAAAGAAAGATCTTCAGGTTCGAACGTCTAATGATTCGTATTTTATGGAACGTTCTTTAAAATATTTAAAAGAAGTAGGGAAACAATTGGCTCCGTACCAAATTCAAAATGGCGGAAATATTATCATGGTTCAGGTCGAAAATGAATATGGTGTTTTCGGGAATGATCTGGGTTATATGAACCAAATTCGTGATGCTGTTCGTGCTTCAGAATTTGACAAGGTTCAATTGTTCCGTTGCGACTGGAGTTCGAATTTCTTTAAATATGATGTAGAAGGAGTTTACACGGCATTAAATTTTGGTGCTGGTTCAAATATTGATAAACAGTTTGAAAAGTATAAAGAAATTTATCCGAAAGCGCCGCTCATGTGCAGCGAATATTGGACGGGTTGGTTTGATTACTGGGGAAGAGCACATGAAACCCGATCAATTAGCAGTTTTATAGGTAGTTTAAAAGACATGTTGGATCGTAATATTTCATTTAGTTTGTATATGGCGCATGGTGGAACTTCTTTTGGACAATGGGGTGGAGCCAATTCGCCTCCGTTTGGTGCGATGGTTTCTTCTTATGATTACAATGCTCCAATTAATGAAGCAGGAAAGCCTACAGACAAATTTTACGCAGTGCGTGATTTGATGAAAAATTATCTGAATCCTGGCGAAACTATTCCAGAACCGCCAGCCAATTATCCTGTAATTTCGATTCCTAAGATTACATTTAATGAATCAGCATCGCTTTTTGAAAATCTTCCAAAAGCTAATAAATCAGAATTAATCCAACCGATGGAAAATTTTGATCAGGGCTGGGGGCGCATTTTGTATCGTACCAAATTACCAGAAAGTGCCACTTCATTTGATATAAAAATTACGGATTTGCATGATTGGGCTGCTATTTATATCAATGGAAAATTGATTGGAAATTTAGATCGTCGAAAAGATCAGAATACAATAAAACTACCTGCAGCAAAAAAAGGTGATGTCCTTGATATTTTAGTTGATGCTTTGGGCAGAGTGAATTATGGAAAAACCATTATTGACCGTAAAGGAATTACGGAGAAAGTAGAAATGCTGGTGGGTTCAACTGCTACTAATCTGACCAATTGGGAAGTTTTTAATTTTCCGGTAGATTATGATTTTCAAAAGAAAATGAAATTCAAAAAAGCCAAAGCCAATGGTCCGGCTTGGTACAAAGCTACTTTCGAATTGAATTCTGTAGGCGATACCTACATTGACATGAGTTCTTGGGGCAAAGGAATGGTTTGGGTAAACGGATATAATATTGGTCGTTATTGGAAAATTGGACCACAACAAACCTTGTTTATGCCTGGATGTTGGTTGAAAAAAGGCAAAAATAAGATTATCATTCTTGATTTAGAAAAGCCAAAACAAACTCAGGTTACAGGAGTAACGGTTCCTGTTTTAGACAAAATTGTAGTAGACGAATCGCTTTTGCACCGTAAAAAAGGAGAAATTTTGGATTTATCTGCTGAAACACCTGCAAATCAGGGAGAGTTAAGCAGCGGTCAGGGTTGGAAAGAAGTCATTTTCGAAAAAGAATTCGAAGGTCAGTATTTTTGTTTTGAAGTTTTAAATTCTCAGAATCCTAAAGATACCAGCAGCAGTATTGCTGAAATTGAATTGATTGGTACTGATGGTTTGCCAGTCAATCGTTCTAAATGGAAGATTGTTTACGCTGATAGCGAAGAAGTTTCAGTAGGAAATTATTCGGCTGAAAAAATATTCGATCAACAGGAGTCTACTTTTTGGTCGACTGCCTGGACGGTTTCAAAAACGCCACATCCGCATCAGGTTGTTGTAAACATGGAAGAATCTGTTAAAATTAAAGGATTTAAATATTTGCCCCGTACGGATAAAAGTACCAATGGAAATGTAAAAAACTATCGTTTTTATATTAAACCAAGCTCATTTACAATTAAAAAATAA